A genomic stretch from Arachis stenosperma cultivar V10309 chromosome 3, arast.V10309.gnm1.PFL2, whole genome shotgun sequence includes:
- the LOC130965814 gene encoding sugar carrier protein C-like, protein MAGGLIGKGSGNGKQYPGKLTFRVFVTCMVAAFGGLIFGYDLGISGGVTSMDPFLKKFFPDVYAKEMNMKPSDNQYCRFDSQVLTLFTSSLYLAALVASLCASSITRIFGRRLTMLSGGILFLVGAGFNAFAQKVWMLIVGRMLLGFGIGCANQSVPIYVSEVAPYKYRGALNMMFQLAITIGIFVANVLNYFFAKMKNGEGWRYSLGFAAVPAVMIIIGAIFLPDSPSSLIERGKDEKAKQELIKIRGTSDVDEEFKDLVEASQSSMAVKHPWATLLKRHYRPQLVMAIAIPFFQQLTGMNVITFYAPVLFRTIGFGSNASLMSSMITGGFNALATFVSIFTVDKVGRRKLFLEGGAQMFICQIVITAAIASKFGVDGNPGILPKWYAFLVVGFICIYVMGFAWSWGPLGWLVPSEIFPLEVRSAAQSINVSVNMIFTFAIAQVFTSMLCHMKFGLFIFFAFFVLLMSGFIHKFLPETKGVPIEEMSVVWQNHSYWKKFVKSASEEANAKVDNSC, encoded by the coding sequence ATGGCCGGTGGACTCATTGGAAAGGGGTCTGGCAATGGAAAACAATATCCGGGAAAACTCACTTTTCGGGTTTTCGTGACGTGCATGGTTGCTGCATTTGGAGGACTAATTTTTGGATATGATCTTGGCATCTCAGGTGGAGTTACATCGATGGATCCTTTTCTGAAGAAATTTTTCCCAGATGTGTATGCAAAGGAGATGAACATGAAGCCATCTGACAATCAGTATTGCAGGTTTGACAGCCAGGTTTTGACACTCTTTACATCCTCCCTGTATCTGGCTGCTCTCGTGGCATCACTCTGTGCGTCTTCCATCACTCGAATCTTTGGAAGGCGTCTTACCATGTTGTCCGGCGGTATTCTGTTCCTCGTCGGTGCCGGTTTCAATGCCTTTGCTCAGAAAGTGTGGATGCTCATTGTTGGTCGCATGTTGCTTGGCTTCGGAATTGGATGTGCCAATCAGTCTGTTCCAATCTATGTGTCGGAGGTTGCTCCTTACAAATACAGAGGAGCCCTTAACATGATGTTCCAATTGGCCATCACCATTGGAATCTTTGTGGCCAACGTCCTCAACTATTTCTTCGCCAAGATGAAGAACGGTGAAGGCTGGCGCTACAGCTTGGGTTTCGCGGCTGTCCCCGCCGTCATGATCATCATCGGCGCAATCTTTCTCCCCGACTCGCCGAGCTCCTTGATCGAGCGTGGCAAAGATGAGAAAGCCAAGCAAGAGCTGATCAAGATTAGAGGAACCAGTGACGTGGACGAAGAGTTCAAGGACCTTGTTGAGGCGAGTCAATCGTCCATGGCAGTGAAACACCCATGGGCCACTCTGTTGAAGAGGCATTACAGGCCTCAGCTCGTGATGGCCATAGCCATTCCTTTCTTCCAGCAACTCACTGGCATGAACGTCATCACTTTCTATGCTCCTGTTTTGTTCAGAACCATTGGTTTTGGCAGCAACGCTTCTCTTATGTCTTCCATGATCACCGGTGGGTTTAATGCGCTTGCTACCTTTGTTTCAATTTTTACCGTTGACAAAGTTGGAAGGCGCAAGCTCTTTCTCGAAGGGGGTGCTCAGATGTTTATCTGTCAGATTGTGATAACCGCCGCGATAGCAAGTAAATTTGGAGTGGATGGAAACCCCGGAATCTTGCCAAAATGGTATGCGTTCCTTGTGGTGGGATTTATATGCATCTATGTCATGGGATTTGCATGGTCATGGGGTCCTCTTGGATGGTTGGTTCCTAGCGAGATATTTCCCCTTGAAGTCAGATCTGCAGCTCAGAGTATTAATGTGTCGGTCAATATGATTTTCACATTTGCAATTGCTCAAGTATTCACCTCCATGCTCTGCCACATGAAGTTTGGCCTCTTCATATTCTTTGCTTTCTTTGTTTTGCTCATGAGCGGTTTTATTCATAAGTTTCTTCCCGAGACTAAGGGAGTTCCCATTGAAGAGATGTCTGTTGTGTGGCAAAACCATTCTTATTGGAAGAAATTTGTCAAGTCTGCAAGCGAAGAAGCTAATGCCAAGGTGGATAACTCATGTTGA
- the LOC130966720 gene encoding exosome complex component RRP41-like: MAGKGGSAPATYSPSPTTQKKKTSLFQEDWVRPDGRGFHQCRPAFFRTGAVNAASGSAYAEFGSTKVIVAVFGPRESKKAMMYSDIGRLNCNVSYTTFASPVRGQGSDHKEYTAMLHKALEGAIILESFPKTTVDVFALVLESGGSDLPVVISCASLALADAGIMMYDLVASVSVSCLSKNLVIDPIFEEENSQDGSLMITCMPSRYEITQLTVTGEWSTPKINEGMQLCLDACAKLAKIMRSCLKEAASDSQE, from the exons ATGGCCGGCAAAGGCGGAAGCGCTCCGGCCACGTACTCGCCGTCTCCGACTACTCAGAAGAAGAAAACTTCCCTTTTCCAAGAAGACTGGGTCCGACCTGATGGCCGCGGCTTCCACCAGTGCAGACCTGCTT TTTTCAGGACTGGTGCTGTGAATGCTGCATCAGGATCAGCCTATGCAGAATTTGGAAGTACCAAGGTCATTGTAGCTGT ATTCGGGCCTAGAGAGAGCAAGAAGGCAATGATGTACAGTGATATAGGGCGTTTAAATTGCAATGTTAGCTATACAACGTTTGCAAGCCCAGTTCGTGGACag GGGTCAGATCACAAAGAATACACTGCAATGCTTCATAAAGCTTTGGAGGGTGCAATAATATTAGAATCTTTCCCCAAGACCACTGTGGATGTTTTTGCTTTGGTGTTGGAATCTGGCGGCA GTGATCTCCCAGTTGTCATATCATGTGCTAGCCTTGCCCTGGCTGATGCTGGAATAATGATGTATGATCTCGTTGCATCAGTTTCTGTG TCCTGTCTCAGTAAGAATCTTGTCATTGATCCTATTTTTGAGGAGGAAAATTCCCAAGATGGAAGCTTGATGATTACGTGCATGCCTTCTCGCTATGAAATTACTCAACTTACAGTTACTGGGGAATGGTCCACCCCAAAGATTAACGAG GGAATGCAACTTTGCCTCGACGCTTGTGCAAAGCTTGCAAAGATTATGAGGTCATGTTTGAAAGAAGCTGCTTCTGATTCTCAGGAATAG
- the LOC130970353 gene encoding probable histone H2A.1: MAGRGKTLGSGNAKKATSRSSKAGLQFPVGRIARFLKAGKYAERVGAGAPVYLAAVLEYLAAEVLELAGNAARDNKKTRIVPRHIQLAVRNDEELSKLLGDVTIANGGVMPNIHNLLLPKKTGTSSKAAGDDDS; the protein is encoded by the exons ATGGCGGGTCGAGGCAAAACATTAGGATCTGGCAACGCCAAGAAGGCCACCTCTCGGAGCAGCAAGGCCGGTCTTCAATTCCCCGTTGGTCGTATTGCCCGGTTCCTGAAGGCTGGGAAATACGCCGAACGTGTCGGTGCCGGCGCGCCCGTTTACCTCGCCGCCGTCCTTGAATACCTAGCCGCCGAG GTTCTTGAGTTAGCTGGCAACGCTGCGAGAGATAACAAGAAGACTAGAATTGTGCCACGTCACATTCAATTGGCGGTTAGAAATGACGAAGAGTTAAGCAAGCTTCTTGGAGATGTCACAATTGCCAACGGTGGTGTGATGCCCAACATCCACAACCTCTTGCTTCCTAAGAAGACCGGAACTTCGTCCAAGGCTGCTGGCGATGATGATTCTTAG